The following are from one region of the Nymphalis io chromosome 21, ilAglIoxx1.1, whole genome shotgun sequence genome:
- the LOC126776698 gene encoding tRNA:m(4)X modification enzyme TRM13 homolog translates to MSKPSNCTETSSITPQCQYYVVRKKRLCRMTVRPGQQYCGEHEPQPKTNNGKNDLRIPCPNDPKHTCYASKLDKHLSICNARQQQQPDYIVFNINGSTDTEDCPRLPLSKIPLGTISKVIDKINILYDRYLKDKIPMLSEKPIHTTVLDEFNDPGRTESSLRHLRQASRLLHIVENEGFVKPNTCFIELGAGKGHLSYYAWWAWCRDTDSNVLLIDRAALRHKRDNKLRDSRLKIDNCKINVTDQNKPADEWDESSVNHSKNVLRIRADLANLALERVPAVRASDAVVGYAKHLCGIATDYALRCITASGVLDKVSGVALATCCHHRCERAACLAARPLQGLGIDAGDFNVMLGIVSWATCGDGRSRDARRRTDTDTHTHTRTNTQLGVGNGDGENLGTKNLNLSQEQREYIGKRAKMLLDWGRVLHLKELGFDAELVYYVPQTVSLENVCIIARKLSII, encoded by the exons atGAGTAAGCCATCTAATTGTACGGAAACCTCGTCAATTACTCCGCAATGTCAATACTAtgttgtaagaaaaaaaagactGTGCCGAATGACTGTACGACCAGGCCAACAGTATTGCGGTGAGCATGAGCCGCAACCAAAAACTAATAATGGAAAG AACGATTTACGTATACCATGCCCAAATGATCCAAAGCA TACCTGTTATGCCAGCAAACTTGATAAACACTTGTCTATTTGTAATGCTCGCCAACAGCAACAGCCAGACTATATAGTTTTCAATATCAATGGTTCCACGGACACAGAAGACTGTCCTCGCCTGCCTCTTAGCAAGATACCTCTTGGAACAATATCAAAAGTTattgacaaaattaatattttatatgaca gaTATCTTAAAGATAAAATTCCAATGTTGTCTGAGAAACCAATTCATACAACAGTTCTAGATGAATTTAATGACCCTGGGAGAACTGAGAGCTCTTTGCGACATCTAAGACAGGCTTCAAGGTTGCTACACATTGTCGAAAATGAGGGATTTGTTAAACCCAATACTTGCTTTATAGAATTAGGGGCCGGGAAAG gtcATTTATCATATTACGCATGGTGGGCCTGGTGTCGGGATACCGATAGTAACGTGTTGTTAATTGATCGCGCAGCGTTACGACATAAACGTGACAACAAGTTGCGTGACAGTCGCTTGAAGATAGATAACTGCAAAATAAATGTGACCGACCAGAACAAACCTGCCGACGAATGGGACGAAAGCTCCGTAAATCACTCGAAAAACGTTCTCCGAATTAGAGCCGATCTCGCCAATCTCGCGTTGGAACGGGTACCGGCCGTGCGGGCAAGCGATGCGGTCGTCGGCTACGCTAAACACCTATGCGGAATCGCCACAG ACTACGCGCTGCGCTGTATCACTGCGAGCGGCGTGCTGGACAAAGTATCCGGCGTGGCGCTGGCCACCTGCTGCCACCACCGCTGCGAGCGCGCCGCCTGCCTCGCCGCGCGCCCGCTGCAG GGCTTGGGTATCGATGCAGGAGACTTCAACGTAATGCTGGGCATCGTATCGTGGGCCACGTGCGGCGATGGACGCAGTCGCGACGCGCGCAGGCGCACGGACACggacacgcacacgcacacccGCACGAACACACAGTTGGGAGTAGGTAACGGTGACGGAGAGAACTTGGgcactaaaaatttaaatctgagCCAGGAGCAACGTGAGTATATCGGCAAAAGGGCTAAGATGTTGCTGGACTGGGGTAGAGTGTTGCACTTGAAGGAACTGGGGTTCGATGCCGAACTCGTGTATTACGTGCCACAGACCGTATCATTAGAGAATGTTTGTATAATTGCCAGGaaacttagtattatttaa